Proteins from one Triticum aestivum cultivar Chinese Spring chromosome 7A, IWGSC CS RefSeq v2.1, whole genome shotgun sequence genomic window:
- the LOC123154271 gene encoding F-box protein At5g49610-like has translation MAARGRSRAIRRRDDSRPAPPFPAVASQKRRQMQPAAEVVSVPEGPLVEILARLPYRSLCRFKCVSKQWRVLCSDPSIVKRATQTLSGFFQYGPAGSLGFSNLSGGRPLVDASLPFLRPRYQRINIEQCSTSLLLCKCWKLESEKDKFDFIVCNPMTEQWTVLPPIEWLDQDNGEPESFELNYPFLVFDLSVPSRFVVFAPLWESIDVVPIYSWETGQWTPSTGWGHRRNRAVSAECVFLNGMIHFLHLLFHGTFITILDL, from the exons ATGGCCGCCCGGGGAAGGAGCAGAGCGATCCGCCGCCGCGATGACTCCCGTCCCGCGCCGCCGTTCCCCGCCGTAGCTTCTCAG aagaggaggcagatgcagcCGGCGGCGGAAGTGGTGAGCGTCCCCGAGGGCCCCCTCGTCGAGATCCTGGCGCGGCTGCCCTACCGGTCGCTCTGCCGATTCAAGTGCGTCTCCAAGCAGTGGCGCGTCCTCTGCTCCGACCCCAGCATCGTCAAGAGGGCGACGCAGACCCTCTCCGGATTCTTCCAATACGGCCCGGCCGGCAGCCTCGGCTTCAGCAATCTGTCCGGCGGACGTCCGCTGGTCGACGCTTCGCTCCCTTTCCTGCGCCCGAGATACCAAAGGATCAATATCGAGCAATGCTCCACCAGCCTTCTCCTCTGCAAATGCTGGAAACTGGAATCGGAAAAGGACAAATTCGATTTCATCGTGTGCAATCCGATGACCGAACAGTGGACCGTGCTGCCTCCTATTGAATGGCTGGACCAAGACAACGGAGAACCCGAAAGTTTCGAGCTGAATTATCCCTTCCTGGTTTTCGACTTGTCTGTTCCGTCTCGTTTCGTCGTGTTTGCGCCCCTCTGGGAGTCGATCGACGTTGTGCCGATATACTCATGGGAAACCGGACAATGGACTCCCAGCACGGGGTGGGGACACAGACGGAACCGTGCCGTTAGCGCCGAATGTGTCTTCCTGAATGGCATGATCCATTTCTTGCATTTGCTTTTCCATGGAACTTTCATAACTATACTAGACCTTTGA